One window of Labilithrix sp. genomic DNA carries:
- a CDS encoding HAMP domain-containing histidine kinase, which translates to MSTRRAGLRLQLLLALAGVILVAYVPLFFAIAQVTRASALADRDDAARALGRAIAAHVADVRAYDPSALERVVRSHTGEQGALAIGVFGPEGDAIASSGEELPAPAPPYGERTARAVSAGGVRALDVTLPSGASEVVVVRVGAEDDRARTGKLVRGVALYMSVFALALLVFAYITLTRTIVRPIEQLARAADRVANGARDLDLPSAGAREVVDLGSSVRAMATRLLAEEKALRGKVDELTATSKRLGETREQLAGSERMASVGRLAAGVAHEIGNPIAAIMGMHDLLADDMTDDETRADFLRRMRKETERIHVVVKDLLDYARPEDDGPDSVRSLGANVAEIVDDALALVRPQKDFKSIAAAIEVPSDLRVALSPQRFTQVLLNLFLNAGAALAGRPEPRELRVRARSEEGLVTIEVEDNGPGIAPELRARVFDPFVTTKEVGAGTGLGLAVVRGIVEGAKGKIRIDPTYANGARFVLELPGAPAS; encoded by the coding sequence ATGAGCACGCGCCGCGCGGGGCTGCGTCTTCAGCTCCTCCTCGCGCTCGCGGGCGTCATCCTCGTCGCGTACGTGCCGCTCTTCTTTGCGATCGCGCAGGTCACGCGCGCGAGCGCCCTCGCCGATCGCGACGACGCGGCGCGCGCGCTCGGCCGCGCGATCGCGGCGCACGTCGCCGACGTCCGCGCCTACGATCCGAGCGCGCTCGAGCGCGTCGTCCGCTCCCACACCGGCGAGCAGGGCGCGCTCGCGATCGGCGTCTTCGGTCCGGAGGGCGACGCGATCGCGTCGAGCGGCGAGGAGCTGCCGGCCCCGGCCCCGCCCTACGGCGAGCGGACCGCGCGCGCGGTCTCGGCCGGCGGCGTGCGCGCGCTCGACGTGACGTTGCCGAGCGGGGCGTCGGAGGTCGTCGTCGTGCGTGTCGGCGCGGAGGACGATCGCGCGCGGACGGGGAAGCTCGTCCGCGGGGTCGCGCTCTACATGAGCGTGTTCGCGCTCGCGCTCCTCGTGTTCGCGTACATCACGCTCACGCGCACGATCGTGCGGCCGATCGAGCAGCTCGCGCGGGCGGCCGATCGCGTCGCGAACGGCGCGCGCGACCTCGACCTGCCGTCCGCCGGCGCGCGCGAGGTCGTCGATCTCGGATCGAGCGTGCGCGCGATGGCGACGCGCCTCCTCGCGGAGGAGAAGGCGCTGCGCGGCAAGGTCGACGAGCTGACCGCGACCTCCAAGCGCCTCGGCGAGACGCGGGAGCAGCTCGCCGGCAGCGAGCGCATGGCGAGCGTCGGGCGGCTCGCGGCCGGCGTCGCGCACGAGATCGGGAACCCCATCGCCGCGATCATGGGGATGCACGACCTCCTCGCCGACGACATGACCGACGACGAGACGCGCGCGGACTTCCTCCGCCGCATGCGGAAGGAGACGGAGCGCATCCACGTCGTCGTGAAGGACCTCCTCGACTACGCGCGCCCGGAGGACGACGGCCCCGACTCCGTGCGCTCGCTCGGCGCGAACGTCGCCGAGATCGTCGACGACGCGCTCGCGCTCGTGCGCCCGCAGAAGGACTTCAAGTCGATCGCGGCGGCGATCGAGGTCCCGTCCGATCTGCGCGTCGCGCTCTCGCCGCAAAGGTTCACGCAGGTGCTCCTCAACTTGTTCCTCAACGCCGGCGCCGCGCTCGCGGGGCGGCCGGAGCCGCGAGAGCTCCGCGTGCGGGCGCGGAGCGAAGAGGGCCTCGTCACGATCGAGGTGGAGGACAACGGGCCCGGCATCGCGCCCGAGCTCCGCGCGCGCGTCTTCGATCCGTTCGTGACGACGAAGGAGGTCGGCGCCGGCACCGGGCTCGGGCTCGCGGTGGTCCGCGGCATCGTCGAGGGAGCGAAGGGCAAGATCCGGATCGACCCGACCTACGCGAACGGCGCGCGGTTCGTCCTCGAGCTCCCGGGCGCGCCGGCGAGTTAA